TACCAGGGGCCGGTCGCGTCACTCCAAGGGCAATACTTCTTTTCCGATTTCGTCACCGGAACCATTCGCATGTTAAATGTTTCCGGCGGCGCGGGGAATTTTGACCCCACCAGCGATCCATCCACATTCAACGGCGCCAACGGAACCATTACCAACGAAACCAGCTTGTGGAATTCGCTCTTGTTCGATCCCAATAACCCTTCCGCCATCAACGGCTTAGGCCATGTCGTTTCCTTTGGCGAAGATAACCAGGGGAACCTGTTTATTGTCGACTTCGGCGGCAACGCGGGCGACACCGGATTCGGCAATGCCACGGGAGAATATCCGGCGGCCAACCTGGGCGCCATTTTCGAAATTGTGCCCGTCCCCGAGCCGGCCGGCATCACGTTGCTCACCATCGGCGGCTTGTTGTTGCTCCGTCGGCGGCGCCGGCCTATTTTTTGAATCGTGAAACCATTCGGATATCGCCCGATTGCATCCGGCGGCAAATCCGGTTCACGTGAAATTCAAATTGGATTCCAGCGGTCTGGATTCCGGGGGCTCGGCGGCCTCGACCCCGGCCACCCGTTCAATTCAAGTTAGAAGACGATCGCTTAGCGCCCCCCGCGATTCTTCACGCCCCTGGCAGTACAATTCACCGGCGGGAGAAGGCTGGTTCGTACAAGGAGAAAGCCATGTCTGCAGCGCTTCCTGCTTCGGCCGTCCACAAACTGGTGCCGCTGTTGTACGTCAGCGACATGAATCGCTCGGCGGCGTTCTACGACAACAAGCTGGGCTTCGAAATCACGCAGCATTGGTCGCCGGAAGGAAAAATGCTGTGGTGCCTGCTGGCGCGCGGCGGTGCGGAACTGATGCTCCAACAGGCTGACGCCGAAGATGGCCCCGCCGAAGGGCGCGGCCGCGGCGTCATGTTCTTCTTCCACTGCGACGATGCCGACGCCATGCATGCCGAGCTATTGGCCAACGGTCTCAAGCTCGATCCACCTCAAGTGGCCTTCTACGGCATGAAGCAACTGTTCCTTAAAGATCCCGACGGCTACCAGCTGTGTTTCCAAAACCGCGTAGAGAATAGAGAGCAAAGTTAGCTCCGGGCTCGGCCCGGGGGTGGTGCAACCGAGCACAGTCGACTTTTAGGTGTGTGAACCGACAGTCCCATTAGCCCCGGACTCTGAAGCTTATTTAATTGCCAGCATGCTTGTTCTATGGGCCCCCACGGGGCAACCGAAAACA
The genomic region above belongs to Pirellulales bacterium and contains:
- a CDS encoding VOC family protein; this translates as MSAALPASAVHKLVPLLYVSDMNRSAAFYDNKLGFEITQHWSPEGKMLWCLLARGGAELMLQQADAEDGPAEGRGRGVMFFFHCDDADAMHAELLANGLKLDPPQVAFYGMKQLFLKDPDGYQLCFQNRVENREQS